One window from the genome of Dolosigranulum savutiense encodes:
- the thiE gene encoding thiamine phosphate synthase, with translation MNTDIYTLYLVTDRFDYTDDEFFSIIEEACQAGVTLVQLREKKATTNRFFHLAQKVKAITDKYDVPLIINDRVDICLAVDAAGVHIGDDELPIDVTRSLIGPDKLLGVSADTLERANEAQQLGADYLGIGAVFPSSTKADCETVSLDIVRQINDRSALPSVAIGGINQDNITQLEKTGITGISLVSAIMQADNVSETTEQLLQHVRAITS, from the coding sequence ATGAATACAGATATTTATACATTATATTTAGTAACGGACCGATTCGATTATACGGATGATGAGTTTTTTAGTATTATTGAGGAAGCTTGCCAGGCTGGAGTTACCTTAGTTCAATTACGTGAAAAAAAAGCTACGACGAATCGCTTCTTTCACTTGGCCCAAAAAGTAAAAGCGATCACTGATAAATACGATGTACCGCTGATTATCAATGATCGCGTTGATATTTGTTTAGCTGTCGATGCTGCCGGGGTTCATATTGGTGATGATGAATTACCAATTGATGTGACCAGATCACTTATTGGACCGGATAAGTTACTCGGGGTGTCGGCTGATACGCTTGAGCGGGCGAATGAAGCACAACAACTCGGAGCTGATTATCTGGGAATTGGTGCTGTCTTCCCCTCTTCTACTAAAGCCGATTGTGAGACTGTTTCACTTGATATAGTTCGTCAAATTAATGACCGGAGTGCTCTGCCTAGTGTAGCAATTGGTGGGATTAATCAAGATAATATTACCCAACTTGAAAAGACTGGTATTACTGGAATTTCATTAGTGAGTGCTATTATGCAGGCAGATAACGTCAGTGAGACAACAGAGCAACTTCTCCAACATGTTCGGGCCATTACATCATAG
- the hslU gene encoding ATP-dependent protease ATPase subunit HslU: MNTTELNLTPKDIVERLDRYIVGQDDAKKAVAIALRNRYRRLQLSADMQKEITPKNILMIGPTGVGKTEIARRLADIVNAPFVKLEATKFTEVGYVGRDVESMVRDLVENAVHLVREQKRQEVRSKARQQAIKRVAKALAPGKKDTHTQQAQNPFASLFQGAGGNPQQQMANLFGGGAPDVEEDVSEEIATKRKDLVNQIERGVLDSREVDIMVEEKKQTPNNPMSQQMEQMGIDLSSLGSLGPQKKVKRTVTVKEAVDIFTDEEADKLINTEDINSEAIQLAENNGIIFLDEIDKITVREQQGGGNGQVSREGVQRDILPIVEGSTVRTKYGTLKTDHVLFIGSGAFHMSKPSDLIPELQGRFPIRVELNDLTKDNFVQILTEPKNALIEQYKALIGTENVDVIFTMESIERIAEIAFEVNENTDNIGARRLHTIVEKLLEELLFESPSMQSGEVKITEKYVDEKIGEIATNTDLSRYIL; this comes from the coding sequence ATGAATACAACTGAATTAAATTTAACCCCGAAAGATATTGTCGAACGCTTAGACCGTTATATTGTTGGTCAAGACGATGCTAAAAAAGCTGTTGCTATCGCTTTAAGAAATCGTTATCGCCGTCTACAACTATCAGCAGATATGCAAAAAGAAATTACTCCTAAAAACATCTTAATGATTGGCCCTACTGGAGTTGGAAAAACTGAAATAGCACGACGTTTAGCTGATATTGTGAATGCACCATTTGTTAAATTAGAGGCTACCAAATTCACTGAGGTCGGTTATGTCGGACGCGATGTTGAATCGATGGTACGAGATTTGGTTGAAAATGCGGTTCACCTTGTCCGAGAACAAAAACGGCAAGAAGTCCGTAGCAAGGCACGTCAACAAGCTATCAAACGTGTAGCGAAAGCGCTTGCTCCAGGTAAAAAAGATACCCACACACAACAAGCTCAAAATCCATTTGCGAGTCTATTCCAAGGTGCAGGGGGCAACCCGCAACAACAAATGGCTAATTTATTTGGTGGGGGAGCACCGGACGTAGAAGAAGATGTATCAGAAGAAATTGCTACTAAACGAAAAGATTTAGTAAATCAAATTGAACGCGGTGTACTCGATTCACGTGAAGTGGATATTATGGTTGAAGAGAAAAAACAAACACCAAATAACCCAATGAGTCAACAAATGGAACAAATGGGTATTGACTTATCAAGTTTAGGTAGCTTAGGTCCTCAGAAAAAAGTGAAGCGTACTGTCACAGTTAAAGAAGCAGTTGACATCTTCACTGATGAGGAAGCAGATAAGTTAATTAATACAGAAGATATTAATTCTGAAGCGATTCAATTAGCTGAAAATAACGGAATTATCTTCCTTGATGAAATCGATAAAATTACTGTCCGTGAACAACAAGGAGGCGGCAACGGCCAAGTTTCGCGTGAAGGTGTTCAGCGCGATATTTTACCAATTGTCGAAGGATCAACTGTACGGACAAAATATGGAACATTAAAAACTGATCACGTCCTCTTTATTGGTTCAGGGGCCTTCCATATGTCTAAACCAAGTGACTTAATTCCTGAATTACAAGGACGCTTTCCAATTCGTGTGGAGTTAAATGACTTAACAAAAGACAATTTTGTCCAAATTCTGACTGAACCGAAAAATGCCTTAATTGAACAATACAAAGCATTAATCGGTACTGAGAATGTTGATGTGATCTTTACGATGGAATCGATTGAACGAATTGCTGAAATTGCCTTCGAAGTGAATGAAAATACAGATAATATCGGAGCACGTCGCTTGCACACCATTGTCGAAAAGCTCTTAGAAGAACTCTTATTCGAATCACCAAGCATGCAAAGCGGAGAAGTAAAAATCACCGAGAAATATGTCGACGAAAAAATCGGTGAAATTGCGACAAATACAGACCTTAGCCGTTATATTTTATAA
- the hslV gene encoding HslVU peptidase proteolytic subunit: protein MTTILAIQHDGQSAMSGDGQVTLGEKVMMKGSARKVRKIHNGEVLVGFAGSVSDAITLEEKFEGYLNEHGGNLQRAAVELAKEWRTDKMMKNLEALLIVMNKEEMLLVSGNGEVISPDDGILSIGSGGNFALSAARMLKKHAGNTLSASEMTAEGLHAAADICVYTNHNVITETL from the coding sequence ATGACAACGATATTAGCAATTCAACATGATGGACAGAGTGCAATGTCTGGTGATGGACAAGTGACACTTGGTGAAAAAGTAATGATGAAAGGATCAGCCCGTAAAGTTCGAAAAATTCATAACGGTGAAGTTTTAGTGGGCTTTGCTGGTTCTGTATCAGACGCCATCACTTTAGAAGAGAAGTTTGAGGGTTACTTGAATGAGCATGGCGGAAACTTGCAACGCGCAGCTGTCGAATTAGCGAAAGAATGGCGTACAGATAAAATGATGAAAAATCTTGAAGCCTTGCTTATTGTAATGAATAAAGAAGAAATGCTTTTAGTATCCGGTAATGGCGAAGTGATTTCTCCTGATGATGGGATACTCAGTATTGGTTCAGGTGGAAACTTTGCCTTATCAGCAGCTCGTATGTTGAAAAAACATGCTGGAAATACTTTATCAGCTTCAGAAATGACAGCAGAGGGCTTACACGCTGCAGCTGATATTTGTGTGTACACTAACCACAACGTTATTACGGAAACATTGTAA
- the xerC gene encoding tyrosine recombinase XerC, with translation MNEQLRHQFGNYLTYERHYSALTKQAYLDDIEQFQSFLVATGDSDLRKITSTDARIYLGKMTDDGYNRSSIARKISSLRSFYHFLLAQDEIADNPFLSIDLKKGSAKLPKFFYNEEMVALFAAAAGDEPLDYRNQALLEVLYGTGMRVSECCNLKLSDIDFEMEVMLVHGKGNKERYIPFGSPAHQALNIYLEACRSVLMNCYKQDHPYVFISHRGRQITAEGITYVLNKIIETSSLTTHITPHMLRHTFATHLLNNGADMRTVQELLGHESLSSTQIYTHVSKERLQQHYNKFHPRAKQ, from the coding sequence GTGAATGAGCAATTAAGGCACCAATTCGGTAATTATTTAACGTATGAACGCCATTATTCTGCATTAACGAAGCAGGCCTATCTAGATGATATTGAACAATTTCAGTCATTTTTGGTAGCTACGGGAGATAGTGACTTGAGAAAAATCACAAGCACAGATGCTCGTATTTATTTAGGGAAAATGACGGATGATGGCTATAATCGGTCGTCAATTGCTCGTAAAATATCAAGTTTACGCTCATTTTACCATTTTTTATTAGCACAAGACGAAATCGCGGATAATCCATTCCTATCGATTGATCTAAAGAAAGGCTCAGCAAAATTGCCAAAGTTTTTCTATAATGAAGAGATGGTAGCACTTTTTGCGGCCGCAGCAGGAGATGAGCCACTGGATTATCGGAATCAAGCATTGCTAGAAGTGCTCTATGGCACAGGCATGCGTGTTAGTGAATGTTGCAATTTAAAACTTTCTGATATTGACTTCGAGATGGAAGTGATGTTAGTCCATGGTAAGGGGAATAAAGAACGTTATATTCCCTTTGGTTCGCCGGCACATCAAGCTTTAAACATATATCTTGAAGCTTGTCGCAGTGTCTTAATGAACTGCTATAAACAAGACCATCCGTATGTTTTTATTAGTCATCGTGGGCGTCAAATTACAGCAGAAGGTATCACCTATGTCTTGAATAAAATTATTGAAACATCTAGCTTAACAACACATATTACACCACATATGTTACGCCATACCTTTGCAACACATCTGTTAAATAACGGCGCTGATATGCGGACCGTTCAAGAGTTACTCGGACATGAAAGCTTATCTTCCACCCAAATTTATACTCACGTCAGTAAAGAACGTTTGCAGCAACATTATAATAAATTTCATCCTCGAGCAAAACAATAA
- the topA gene encoding type I DNA topoisomerase, with the protein MAFKYLVIVESPAKAKTIEKYLGRNYKVVASKGHVRDLPKSRMGVDFDNEYEPDYITIRGKGPVLQNLRRYAKKAEKVYLAADPDREGEAIAWHLSHALKLDPEAENRVVFNEITKDAVKNAFKQPKKLNADLIDSQQARRILDRIVGYKISPLLWKKVKRGLSAGRVQSIALKMICDREDEIRKFEPEEYWSIEAKFKKSRSKFEAKFFRLNGKKKDLPNNEAVQEVIAKIDEDQPFNIDKVNRKERRRNPQPPFTTSSLQQEAANKLNFRTSKTMMVAQQLYEGIKLGGGAPVGLITYMRTDSKRISDVAKAEATNYIHDEFGASYAASKKTNIKNSSGAQDAHEAIRPTSVMREPEAIEKHLTKDQYKLYNLIWSRFVASQMKPAVYDTMRVDISQNGVTFRANGSKIKFQGYQKVYRDSSTKDNMLPDMSEGESVKLDKLEPNQHFTQPPARYSEATLIKTLEENGVGRPSTYAPTLATIQKRYYVTLTQKRFEPTELGEIVNEIIVEFFPDIVDINFTADLEVDLDSIEEGKNEWIDVIDKFYQGFKEEVDKAEEEMEEVEIQDEPAGFDCERCGHEMVIKMGRYGKFYACSNFPDCRNTKPILKKVGVTCPDCGEGEVVQRKSKKGRIFYGCERYPDCEFTSWDKPLARNCPKCDSFLVEKRTRTKTQVKCSNCDYKEEEQR; encoded by the coding sequence TTGGCCTTTAAATATTTGGTGATTGTAGAGTCACCGGCAAAAGCAAAGACAATTGAAAAATATCTTGGTCGCAATTATAAGGTAGTTGCGAGTAAAGGACATGTACGTGATTTACCTAAAAGTCGTATGGGTGTTGATTTCGATAACGAATATGAACCCGATTACATTACGATTCGTGGAAAAGGACCGGTTCTGCAAAATTTGCGTCGCTATGCGAAAAAAGCTGAAAAAGTTTATCTCGCAGCCGACCCGGACCGCGAAGGAGAAGCGATCGCATGGCACTTAAGTCATGCCTTGAAGTTAGATCCAGAAGCAGAAAATCGCGTGGTCTTCAATGAAATTACCAAAGATGCGGTCAAAAATGCCTTCAAACAACCGAAAAAACTCAACGCCGATTTAATTGATTCACAACAAGCACGGCGAATTTTAGATCGGATTGTGGGGTATAAGATTAGTCCACTTTTATGGAAAAAAGTGAAGCGAGGATTGAGTGCTGGTCGGGTACAATCAATTGCGCTGAAAATGATATGTGATCGTGAAGATGAAATTCGTAAGTTTGAACCTGAAGAATACTGGTCAATTGAAGCGAAGTTCAAAAAATCTCGTTCCAAATTTGAAGCAAAATTTTTCCGATTGAATGGCAAGAAAAAAGACCTACCAAATAATGAGGCAGTACAGGAAGTCATTGCCAAAATTGATGAAGATCAGCCGTTCAATATCGATAAAGTAAACCGAAAAGAACGACGACGTAACCCACAGCCACCATTTACAACTAGTAGCTTGCAACAAGAAGCAGCTAATAAACTAAATTTCCGAACGAGTAAAACGATGATGGTTGCTCAGCAATTATACGAAGGGATTAAACTGGGTGGGGGTGCGCCGGTCGGATTAATTACGTATATGCGTACGGATTCGAAGCGAATCTCTGATGTAGCAAAAGCAGAAGCGACCAACTATATTCATGATGAATTCGGTGCATCTTATGCTGCTAGCAAAAAAACAAATATTAAAAACAGTAGTGGTGCTCAAGATGCCCACGAAGCGATTCGTCCCACCAGTGTTATGCGTGAACCAGAAGCTATCGAAAAGCATTTAACAAAAGATCAATACAAATTATATAATCTAATTTGGTCTCGCTTCGTAGCTAGTCAGATGAAACCAGCTGTGTACGATACGATGCGTGTTGATATTAGCCAAAACGGCGTGACATTCCGCGCTAACGGCTCTAAAATAAAATTCCAGGGATATCAGAAGGTCTATCGTGACTCCTCAACTAAAGATAATATGTTACCAGATATGTCTGAAGGGGAATCCGTAAAATTAGATAAACTAGAACCCAACCAACACTTCACTCAACCTCCTGCTCGTTATAGTGAAGCTACTCTCATTAAAACCTTGGAAGAGAACGGTGTCGGTCGTCCCTCAACCTATGCACCCACTCTTGCCACTATTCAAAAACGATATTACGTCACTTTAACACAGAAACGATTTGAGCCAACTGAATTGGGCGAAATCGTCAATGAAATTATTGTTGAATTTTTCCCAGATATTGTCGACATTAACTTTACAGCGGATTTAGAAGTTGATTTAGATAGTATTGAAGAAGGAAAAAATGAATGGATCGATGTCATCGACAAATTCTATCAAGGATTCAAGGAAGAAGTCGATAAAGCCGAGGAAGAAATGGAAGAAGTCGAGATTCAGGATGAACCAGCTGGCTTTGATTGTGAAAGATGTGGGCACGAAATGGTTATTAAAATGGGCCGTTATGGAAAATTTTATGCTTGCTCGAACTTCCCAGATTGTCGAAATACCAAGCCGATTCTGAAAAAGGTAGGCGTTACGTGTCCTGACTGTGGTGAAGGAGAAGTGGTTCAACGTAAATCTAAAAAAGGACGTATTTTCTATGGCTGCGAGCGATATCCTGACTGTGAATTTACCTCTTGGGATAAACCACTTGCCCGAAACTGTCCAAAATGTGATAGCTTCTTAGTCGAAAAACGAACGCGCACAAAAACTCAAGTTAAATGTTCAAATTGTGATTACAAAGAAGAAGAACAACGATAA
- the dprA gene encoding DNA-processing protein DprA: protein MQSELHTLFALAHCLSVKPREKGRFFVETFPEYAEMLDFNWVDRVRISSGKRQLISEQIESFNLGAHLNRLEKLNIKVVTILEEHYPVMLRHIYAPPLLLYYKGDWELTKSQLLGVVGSRRHSNYGKEAVQSIIPKIASHNIGIVSGLARGIDALAHKITVKQGGATIAVIGTGINHYYPSENRSLQKYIAQDHLLISEYPPQTKANKHHFPDRNRIISGLSRGVLVIEAKQRSGSLITANRALEEGRDVFAIPGAIDSLYSVGTNHLIKLGAVPVTQADDILGQWSHY from the coding sequence ATGCAGTCGGAATTACATACTTTATTCGCGCTAGCCCATTGTCTATCGGTCAAACCGCGCGAGAAAGGACGTTTTTTTGTCGAAACGTTTCCCGAATATGCAGAGATGTTGGATTTCAATTGGGTTGATCGCGTACGCATATCATCGGGGAAGCGACAATTAATTTCTGAGCAGATAGAATCGTTTAATTTAGGTGCTCATTTAAATAGGTTAGAGAAGTTAAATATCAAGGTAGTGACAATTTTGGAAGAACACTATCCAGTAATGTTGCGCCATATTTATGCACCACCATTGTTGTTGTATTATAAGGGAGATTGGGAGTTGACAAAGAGTCAGTTACTTGGTGTAGTTGGCTCGAGACGTCATTCTAATTACGGTAAGGAAGCTGTTCAGTCTATTATTCCTAAGATTGCTTCGCACAATATCGGGATTGTTAGTGGGTTGGCGCGGGGGATTGATGCCCTTGCTCATAAAATAACGGTTAAACAGGGTGGGGCAACTATAGCAGTGATTGGGACGGGAATCAATCACTATTATCCGTCTGAAAACCGATCATTACAAAAATATATTGCCCAAGATCATTTACTGATTAGCGAATATCCTCCACAGACGAAAGCAAATAAGCATCACTTCCCTGATCGCAATCGTATTATATCAGGATTAAGCCGCGGAGTATTAGTGATTGAAGCAAAACAGCGAAGTGGGAGCCTCATCACAGCTAACCGAGCCTTAGAAGAGGGGCGAGATGTGTTTGCAATTCCTGGAGCAATAGATAGTTTGTACTCAGTCGGGACCAATCATTTGATTAAATTAGGTGCTGTTCCAGTCACTCAAGCAGATGATATTTTAGGTCAATGGTCGCATTATTAG
- the rplS gene encoding 50S ribosomal protein L19, with product MNPLIEAITQEQLRNDIPDFRPGDTVRVHARIVEGERERIQLFEGVVIKRRGQGISETYTVRKISSGVGVERTFPVHSPRVAKIDVVRQGRVRRAKLYYLRNLTGKAARIREKIRKEVKA from the coding sequence ATGAACCCATTAATTGAAGCAATCACACAGGAACAATTACGTAACGATATTCCTGATTTTCGTCCAGGAGATACTGTACGTGTCCACGCTCGAATTGTAGAAGGAGAGCGCGAACGTATTCAGTTATTCGAAGGTGTTGTCATCAAACGCCGTGGTCAAGGAATTAGCGAAACATATACTGTTCGCAAAATTTCTAGCGGTGTTGGTGTTGAACGTACTTTCCCTGTACATTCACCACGTGTTGCGAAGATTGACGTTGTTCGCCAAGGTCGCGTACGTCGTGCTAAATTGTACTACTTACGTAACTTAACTGGTAAAGCAGCGCGTATTCGTGAGAAAATCAGAAAAGAAGTAAAAGCATAA